From Rhizobium favelukesii, the proteins below share one genomic window:
- a CDS encoding GlxA family transcriptional regulator, whose product MNKMSHKQQRSLVFFMVPQFTMLPFSAAIDTLRIANRMLGYQAYTWRLTSVDGQKVYSSCGIGIEANTSLADERRNLGGEHRPSMVLVCSGIDVEDFNNKSVSAWLRESYNRGVAVGSLCTGAHILAQAGLLNGKRCAIHWENLPGFSEAFPQAEVYADLYEVDSNLYTCAGGTASLDMMLNLIGQDFGETLVNRVCEQHLTDRVRSPNDRQRLPLRARLGVQNAKVLSIIELMEGNLSEPLSLLEIADGVDLSRRQIERLFRQEMGRSPARYYLEIRLDRARHLLVQSSMPVVEVAVACGFVSASHFSKCYRELYHRSPQQERAERKMTMATARQAIAA is encoded by the coding sequence ATGAATAAGATGTCGCATAAGCAACAACGCTCTCTTGTCTTCTTCATGGTTCCGCAGTTTACGATGCTGCCTTTTTCAGCGGCAATCGATACGCTGCGCATCGCCAACCGTATGCTCGGCTACCAGGCCTATACGTGGCGGCTGACCTCGGTTGACGGGCAAAAGGTCTATTCTTCCTGCGGCATCGGTATCGAGGCAAATACGTCGCTTGCCGACGAGCGCCGCAACCTCGGTGGCGAGCATCGCCCGAGCATGGTGCTGGTCTGTTCCGGCATCGATGTCGAAGACTTCAATAACAAGTCCGTCAGCGCTTGGCTGCGCGAATCCTACAATCGCGGCGTCGCCGTCGGGAGCCTCTGTACGGGCGCACATATCCTCGCCCAGGCGGGGCTGCTGAATGGCAAGCGCTGTGCGATCCATTGGGAAAACCTGCCTGGCTTCTCCGAAGCTTTTCCGCAGGCCGAGGTCTACGCCGATCTCTATGAAGTGGACAGCAATCTCTATACCTGTGCTGGCGGCACTGCTTCGCTGGACATGATGCTGAATTTGATCGGCCAGGATTTCGGCGAAACGCTGGTGAACCGGGTCTGCGAGCAGCACCTGACCGATCGCGTGCGCAGCCCGAACGATCGCCAGCGCCTGCCGCTGCGCGCGCGCCTCGGCGTCCAGAATGCCAAGGTTCTTTCCATCATCGAACTGATGGAGGGCAACCTTTCCGAACCGCTCTCGCTTCTGGAGATCGCCGATGGCGTCGATCTGTCGCGCCGGCAGATCGAACGGCTCTTCCGCCAGGAAATGGGGCGCTCGCCGGCCCGCTACTATCTGGAAATAAGGCTGGATCGCGCCCGCCATCTGCTGGTGCAATCGTCCATGCCGGTGGTCGAAGTGGCGGTCGCATGCGGCTTCGTCTCTGCCTCGCATTTTTCTAAGTGTTATCGCGAACTCTACCACCGTTCGCCGCAGCAGGAGCGAGCCGAGCGCAAGATGACGATGGCAACGGCACGCCAGGCCATCGCAGCCTGA